The segment GCAGTCCGGGGCCGATAACGGGCCATCAAGGCCGCCAATCGGTGAGCCTGGGGAGATTGCCGCATCTGGCTCAAACTCCAGGGCATTTTAAGACGCCAGTTAGGATATTGGTGAATGGTGCCGGGGAAGTTCTGCTGATCCAGCCCCCCGAAGATATCTTCCAGATTCAGGGCCAGGAGTCGACAGGGGGTTTGGGCCAGGAAAGCCAAAATCCCCCAGCGCAGCTCCTCGGTTAATTCCGGTAGGGCTTCTGGCTCCTGCGGATAATCCTCCGGAAGCAGATTATAGGCTTTAAGTATTTCCAGAATCCGCCGTTTGTCGGTCTGACGTTCCTGCCGCTCCAGGTCGGCCATTTCCGGGTGGGGATACAACTGCAGGCGGTCCTTGACCTCGATATCGCGGCCGGCCCAGAATCCGGCCAAGGTAGGCAGATCATGGGTCGTTACCGAAGCCAAAGCCAAGGCCGGGTAATCTTCCCGGGCGCAGAACCGGCCTCCCGGAGTGCGTTCGAAATAAAACAACCGGTAAGAAAAGATCTGGTAGCGGGCCAAGGTTTCCCGAATGTAACCGGGAACCGTACCCAGATCCTCACCAATGATCAGAGTCTGATGGCGTAGGCTTTCCAGAGCCAGAATCCGCAGCAGGTCTTCTGCGTCATACCGCACATAGGCCCCCTCGGAGGGGCTTTTGCCTTGGGGGATCCAGAACAGGCGAAACAATCCCATGATGTGATCAACCCTCAGTGCTCCTGCCGGGCGGCAATTTTTCTGTAAGGTATTGATGAAAAATTGGTACCCGGACTCCCGCAGACGCTCCGGGATCAAGGGCGGCAATTGCCAGTTCTGGCCTTGGGGATTGAAGGCATCGGGGGGCGCGCCGATCTCCATCTTCAGGGCAAACAGGTTTTGATTCGACCAAGTATCGTGGCCGCCCTGATCCACCCCCAGCGCTAGGTCGGGATAAAGCCCCACCGGCATCCCCAGGCCTCGGGTCTGGTCCGCCACCTTCTGCAACTGCTCTTCCAGAAGCCATTGGACATACTGATAAAACAAGATTTCCCGCGGATGCTGGCGGGCGAAAGCCTGGACCGCGTTATCTCCAGGATTCTGGTACTGCGGCGGCCAATCCGACCAACTGCGATAATTTCGGTTCTGCTTGCGCCAGTGGTCGGTTAAACTCTGAAAGATCGCAAAGGTCTGTAAGGCTTCTCCCTCCTGGGCAATGTAACGGGCCAGAGCCTGTCCCCGAGCCGTACACGGCTGGTGCGGTAACCCATGGCGGTCCAGAAAGGTGTCAAATAAAAGGTCGAGAACGCGGCGCTTGAGACTGAACACCGCGGCATAGTCCACCTTATCTGACTTATTGAGGCGTTCTCTCTCGGCCCGAAAAGAAGGCTGGGTCAACAGGGCTTGGGCTGCCGGGCAGTCGGCCAACTCAGGAATGGCGTCCATATTTAGATAAATCATACTCCAATAGAGGCGACTGGAAGGTGCGTAGGGACTGACATCGTCTGGATAGCGGTTACTCAGGGCATTAACCGGATTAAGGCCGACCAACCCGGCATGGAGTTCCCCCCCGGCCCAATTGACGGTTTCCAGCAGGTCACCGAAGTCGCCTACTCCCCAGCCATGCGGCCGGCGCAAAGCATACAAGGGAAAGATCAGGCCCCAGGTCCGCCCTCCGGCCTCTAGATAGGGCGGCACGTAGCCCCGATCCGGAGCAATAATCAAGCGGCTCCGACCCTCCTGGGGCTGGTCTGAGCTCCGGACTTGAACCCGAAACTCATAATAGCCCAGGGGCAGATTTTCCGGTAAGGACAGTTCCAGCCGCCCACGCCATTGATCATTAATCAGTCTGGTTTCGGTTACCTGAAGTTCCGGGCCACGGAGCTGACCCCCCCCAACCTGACCTAACTCATCAATTAACTCCCAATCAATCTCCAGATTTTCGGGAAGGTTACCCTCCGGCAAGGTCAG is part of the Deltaproteobacteria bacterium genome and harbors:
- the malQ gene encoding 4-alpha-glucanotransferase; this translates as MRPDNLWNDLVDELAQWCGIEPEYTDNAGQVHVTSRQTKWTLLHAMGLKLDSLADLQEAVLERRQRPWNRLLEPVRVVPQVTGPIICNLHLTLPEGNLPENLEIDWELIDELGQVGGGQLRGPELQVTETRLINDQWRGRLELSLPENLPLGYYEFRVQVRSSDQPQEGRSRLIIAPDRGYVPPYLEAGGRTWGLIFPLYALRRPHGWGVGDFGDLLETVNWAGGELHAGLVGLNPVNALSNRYPDDVSPYAPSSRLYWSMIYLNMDAIPELADCPAAQALLTQPSFRAERERLNKSDKVDYAAVFSLKRRVLDLLFDTFLDRHGLPHQPCTARGQALARYIAQEGEALQTFAIFQSLTDHWRKQNRNYRSWSDWPPQYQNPGDNAVQAFARQHPREILFYQYVQWLLEEQLQKVADQTRGLGMPVGLYPDLALGVDQGGHDTWSNQNLFALKMEIGAPPDAFNPQGQNWQLPPLIPERLRESGYQFFINTLQKNCRPAGALRVDHIMGLFRLFWIPQGKSPSEGAYVRYDAEDLLRILALESLRHQTLIIGEDLGTVPGYIRETLARYQIFSYRLFYFERTPGGRFCAREDYPALALASVTTHDLPTLAGFWAGRDIEVKDRLQLYPHPEMADLERQERQTDKRRILEILKAYNLLPEDYPQEPEALPELTEELRWGILAFLAQTPCRLLALNLEDIFGGLDQQNFPGTIHQYPNWRLKMPWSLSQMRQSPQAHRLAALMARYRPRTAP